A DNA window from Sphingomonas changnyeongensis contains the following coding sequences:
- a CDS encoding isochorismatase family protein, translating into MTGLAESYGADFRGALPFGDRPALIVVDAVTGYVDPAAPIYAGGEHALPVIARLLGVARQRQIPVIYTVVSYRADGADGGLFWRKLPALRAFVEGSPFARIPDQIAPRADELVLTKHYASAFFGTTLATDLAARRIDTLVITGFSTSGCIRATALDALQNGYAPFVVSDGCGDRHPAPHEANLFDLQAKYAEVVTADQAAALMAGKA; encoded by the coding sequence ATGACCGGGCTGGCCGAGAGCTATGGGGCCGATTTTCGCGGCGCGCTGCCCTTTGGCGACCGCCCGGCGCTGATCGTCGTCGATGCGGTGACCGGCTATGTCGATCCGGCGGCCCCCATCTATGCCGGCGGCGAACATGCACTGCCGGTGATTGCGCGCCTGCTTGGCGTCGCGCGGCAGCGGCAGATCCCGGTCATCTACACGGTCGTCAGCTACCGGGCCGACGGGGCCGATGGCGGGCTGTTCTGGCGCAAGCTGCCGGCGCTCAGGGCATTTGTCGAGGGATCGCCCTTTGCCCGCATCCCCGACCAGATCGCCCCGCGCGCCGACGAGCTGGTGCTGACCAAACATTATGCCTCGGCGTTTTTCGGGACGACGCTGGCGACCGACCTGGCGGCGCGGCGCATCGACACCTTGGTCATCACCGGTTTTTCGACATCGGGCTGCATCCGCGCGACCGCGCTCGACGCGCTTCAGAATGGCTATGCCCCGTTCGTCGTCAGCGATGGCTGTGGCGACCGTCACCCCGCTCCGCACGAAGCCAATCTGTTCGACCTGCAGGCCAAATATGCCGAAGTGGTGACCGCCGACCAGGCGGCGGCGCTGATGGCGGGAAAGGCCTGA
- a CDS encoding hydroxymethylglutaryl-CoA lyase, whose translation MDIEIVEVGPRDGLQNEARIVATADKLALIDRLIACGARRIEAASFVNPRRVPQMADADDVAAALPDRPDITFIGLVLNARGAERALAHPRIGQLGAVCVATDRFAIANQGQTSDESVAVAADIIAAARAAGRSGQATIAASFGCPYEGEVAEDRVVAIAERLASAGPVEIALADTIGVAVPAAVARLVRRVRAAIAPLPVRVHLHNTRGTGIANVWAAIEAGAQTIDTALGGLGGCPFARGAAGNVATEDVIYMLDRSGIATGLDLERLIDAGRWLAGLMDKDLPGMMGRAGPFPARAI comes from the coding sequence ATGGACATCGAGATCGTCGAAGTCGGCCCGCGCGACGGCCTGCAGAACGAGGCCCGGATCGTCGCGACGGCAGACAAGCTGGCGCTGATCGACCGGCTGATCGCCTGCGGCGCGCGGCGGATCGAGGCGGCAAGCTTCGTCAACCCGCGCCGCGTGCCGCAAATGGCCGATGCCGATGACGTCGCCGCCGCCCTGCCCGACCGGCCGGACATCACCTTTATCGGCCTGGTGCTGAACGCGCGCGGCGCCGAACGCGCGCTCGCCCATCCGCGCATCGGCCAGCTGGGTGCGGTGTGCGTCGCGACCGACCGGTTCGCCATCGCCAATCAGGGCCAGACCAGCGACGAATCGGTCGCGGTCGCCGCCGATATCATCGCCGCCGCGCGCGCCGCCGGGCGCAGCGGCCAGGCCACCATCGCCGCCAGTTTCGGCTGCCCCTATGAGGGCGAGGTGGCGGAGGACCGGGTGGTGGCGATCGCCGAACGGCTGGCATCGGCCGGCCCGGTCGAGATCGCGCTCGCCGACACCATCGGCGTCGCGGTGCCGGCGGCGGTGGCGCGGCTGGTGCGCCGCGTGCGCGCCGCCATCGCGCCGCTGCCGGTGCGCGTGCATCTGCACAACACCCGCGGCACCGGCATCGCCAATGTCTGGGCAGCGATCGAGGCGGGCGCGCAAACCATCGACACCGCGCTGGGCGGGCTGGGCGGCTGCCCGTTCGCCAGGGGCGCGGCCGGCAATGTCGCGACCGAGGACGTGATCTACATGCTTGACCGGTCGGGGATCGCGACCGGGCTTGATCTTGAACGGCTGATCGATGCCGGCCGCTGGCTGGCCGGCCTCATGGACAAGGATCTGCCGGGGATGATGGGCCGGGCCGGCCCCTTCCCCGCGCGCGCAATCTGA
- a CDS encoding CaiB/BaiF CoA transferase family protein — protein sequence MAGALAGIRVVELGQLIAGPFCGQLLGDMGADVIKVEPPGAGDPMRAWGRGDHKLWWEVVSRNKRSVSANLRVPEGQELVRRLAAGADILIENFKPGTMEKWGLGPDALHALNPRLIIVRVSGYGQSGPYSARAGFGGIGEAMGGWRYIVGDPDRPPSRMGVSIGDSLAATYGCLGALAALHARERTGRGQVVDSALYEAVLQVMESLIPEYQLSGYVRERSGSKLPGIAPSNVYRCRDGEYLIGANQDAVFARLCAAMGRPELATDPDYVDHVARGRNQDRLDQIIEDWTLTLTVAEVEALMIAHSIPAGKIYRAPEMLEDPHFAAREAVIEVPTERWGPVKMQNAFPKLSDTPSVVRSAAPAIVGQHNREVYGELLGLSAAELDALAAAGAI from the coding sequence ATGGCGGGCGCACTTGCCGGAATCCGCGTCGTCGAGCTGGGCCAGCTGATCGCCGGCCCGTTCTGCGGCCAGCTGCTCGGCGACATGGGCGCCGATGTGATCAAGGTCGAACCGCCGGGCGCCGGCGATCCGATGCGCGCCTGGGGCCGGGGCGACCACAAGCTGTGGTGGGAGGTCGTGTCTCGCAACAAACGCTCGGTCAGCGCCAATCTGCGCGTGCCCGAGGGGCAGGAACTCGTCCGCCGGCTGGCAGCGGGGGCCGATATCCTGATCGAGAATTTCAAGCCCGGCACGATGGAGAAATGGGGGCTGGGGCCGGACGCGCTCCACGCGCTCAACCCGCGCCTGATCATCGTGCGCGTCTCCGGCTATGGCCAGAGCGGGCCTTATTCGGCGCGCGCCGGCTTTGGCGGGATCGGCGAGGCGATGGGTGGCTGGCGCTATATCGTCGGCGATCCCGACCGGCCGCCCAGCCGCATGGGCGTGTCGATCGGCGACAGCCTGGCGGCGACCTATGGCTGTCTGGGCGCGCTCGCCGCGCTCCATGCCCGCGAACGCACCGGGCGCGGCCAGGTGGTCGATTCCGCGCTGTACGAGGCGGTGCTGCAGGTGATGGAAAGCCTGATCCCCGAATATCAGCTGTCGGGTTATGTCCGTGAACGCTCAGGGTCGAAGCTGCCGGGCATCGCGCCGTCGAACGTCTATCGCTGCCGCGACGGCGAATATCTGATCGGCGCCAATCAGGATGCGGTGTTCGCCCGGCTGTGCGCGGCGATGGGGCGGCCCGAACTGGCGACCGACCCGGACTATGTCGATCATGTCGCGCGCGGCCGCAATCAGGACCGGCTCGACCAGATCATCGAGGACTGGACGCTGACCCTGACCGTCGCCGAGGTCGAGGCGCTGATGATCGCGCATTCCATTCCGGCGGGAAAAATCTATCGTGCGCCCGAAATGCTCGAGGATCCGCATTTCGCCGCGCGCGAGGCGGTGATCGAGGTGCCGACCGAACGCTGGGGACCGGTCAAGATGCAGAACGCCTTTCCCAAGCTGTCCGACACGCCAAGCGTGGTGCGCAGCGCCGCCCCGGCCATAGTCGGCCAGCACAACCGCGAGGTTTATGGCGAGCTGCTGGGCCTGAGCGCGGCGGAGCTGGACGCGCTGGCCGCCGCCGGGGCGATCTGA
- a CDS encoding SO2930 family diheme c-type cytochrome gives MRPLRTPPVRRLAASVLAAAALLLASAAPPAPGVDDALIAGDTLPQRLSEFRFFIDGRPNRRVVRYQLNTPLFSDYADKDRFIYVPAGSRARYGADGAIDFPVGSALIKSFSYPADARQPDGPRRTVETRVLLRRASGWVALPYLWSGDDAVLRRGGARLEIGWTDKAGRARTVSYGVPNANQCKECHQSAGALVPIGPKARNLDDGHQLGALAAAGLVDRAPPGLAAMPRADDPAAPLAARARAYLDINCAHCHSRAGMASNSGLYLGFDEPDPVARGRLKRPVAAGRGSAGLAFDIQPGAPDQSILLHRMASTEPGIAMPELGRTLTHDEGVALIRAYIAQMK, from the coding sequence ATGCGCCCCCTCCGGACGCCGCCCGTCCGCCGGCTGGCCGCGTCGGTGCTGGCGGCGGCCGCGCTGCTGCTCGCCAGCGCCGCCCCGCCCGCGCCGGGGGTCGATGATGCGCTGATCGCCGGCGATACGCTGCCCCAGCGCCTGTCGGAGTTCCGCTTCTTCATCGATGGCCGCCCCAATCGGCGCGTCGTGCGTTACCAGCTGAACACGCCGCTGTTTTCCGATTATGCCGACAAGGACCGGTTCATCTACGTCCCCGCCGGCAGCCGCGCGCGTTATGGGGCCGATGGCGCGATCGATTTTCCGGTCGGCAGTGCGCTCATCAAAAGCTTTTCCTACCCCGCCGATGCGCGCCAGCCGGACGGGCCGCGCCGCACGGTCGAGACGCGGGTGCTGCTGCGCCGCGCCTCGGGCTGGGTCGCGCTGCCCTATCTGTGGTCGGGCGACGATGCCGTGCTCCGGCGCGGCGGCGCGCGCCTCGAGATCGGCTGGACCGACAAGGCCGGGCGGGCGCGCACCGTCAGCTACGGCGTGCCCAACGCCAATCAGTGCAAGGAATGCCACCAGTCGGCCGGTGCGCTGGTGCCGATCGGGCCGAAGGCGCGCAATCTGGATGACGGGCATCAGCTGGGCGCGCTGGCCGCCGCTGGGCTGGTGGACAGGGCACCGCCGGGCCTTGCCGCGATGCCGCGCGCGGACGATCCCGCCGCGCCGCTTGCGGCGCGCGCCCGCGCCTATCTCGACATCAACTGCGCCCATTGCCATTCGCGCGCGGGCATGGCGTCGAACAGCGGGCTGTATCTGGGGTTTGACGAACCCGATCCGGTGGCGCGCGGGCGGCTGAAGCGGCCGGTCGCGGCGGGGCGGGGCAGCGCCGGCCTTGCCTTCGACATCCAGCCCGGCGCGCCCGACCAGTCGATCCTGCTCCACCGCATGGCCAGCACCGAACCGGGGATCGCGATGCCCGAACTCGGCCGCACGCTTACCCATGACGAGGGGGTGGCGCTAATCCGTGCCTATATCGCGCAGATGAAATAG
- a CDS encoding TonB-dependent receptor has product MLLLPLLLGAAPDIVVTGRDLAALGGEAAAARAVIDRARLTGTASGRLEDVLRDVAGLQQFRRSDARSANPTSQGLTLRGLGGNAASRALLVLDGVPQADPFGGWVAFPAYQPERLGRVTVTRGAGLFAPGALAGTIALDSATPDQLAPLAAQLAAGSRGSVEANAALTGQMGRGFATLSADYARGDGFVPIRADQRGPVDRAAGHEQASLGLRAVIDIGGQTELQAAMLAFADRRDRGLAFSDNRSEGADASLRLVGRGRWGWSALAYVQARAFASQFGAVAAGRTAVTPTLDQYNTPATGLGGRVEIRPPLGGGAELSLGGDWRATEGRTLELFTYVAGLPTRRREAGGRSAVRGGFADLSWTRGGWTLSAGGRIDRWTIAGGRLSERVLATGAAVTDSRFADRSGWEGSGRAGLAFAPGGGLTLRAAAYTGWRLPTLNELYRPFRVGADATAANAALAPERVRGAELGLDYAPRPGIRLGMTLFDNRLDNAIANVTIARGPGQFAGVGFVSAAGVFRRRENLDAVSARGVELDGAARFGGWTAALSYAHADAVVRGAGLSAALDGLRPAQTPRHMASATLGWEDGRARGRQPASASVTLRYVGAQFEDDQNQRLLGDALTLDARLAVPLLPGLAVEARAENLTDALVAAAVSADGVVERATPRTLWLGLRAAL; this is encoded by the coding sequence ATGCTGCTGCTCCCCCTGTTGCTGGGCGCTGCCCCCGATATCGTCGTCACCGGGCGCGATCTGGCCGCGCTGGGCGGCGAGGCGGCGGCGGCGCGGGCGGTGATCGACCGCGCCCGGCTGACCGGGACGGCGAGCGGCCGGCTGGAGGATGTGCTGCGCGACGTCGCCGGGCTGCAGCAGTTTCGCCGTTCCGACGCGCGCTCCGCCAATCCGACCTCGCAGGGGCTGACGCTGCGCGGGCTGGGCGGCAATGCCGCCAGCCGGGCGCTGCTGGTGCTCGACGGCGTGCCCCAGGCCGATCCGTTCGGCGGCTGGGTGGCCTTTCCCGCCTATCAGCCCGAACGGCTGGGGCGGGTGACGGTGACGCGCGGGGCCGGGCTGTTCGCGCCCGGCGCGCTGGCCGGCACCATCGCGCTCGACAGCGCGACCCCGGATCAGCTTGCCCCGCTGGCCGCGCAGCTGGCGGCGGGCAGCCGGGGATCGGTCGAGGCCAATGCCGCGCTGACCGGGCAGATGGGGCGCGGCTTTGCCACCTTGTCGGCCGATTATGCGCGCGGCGACGGCTTTGTGCCGATCCGTGCCGATCAGCGCGGGCCGGTCGACCGGGCCGCCGGGCATGAACAGGCAAGCCTTGGCCTGCGCGCGGTGATCGACATTGGCGGGCAGACCGAGCTGCAGGCGGCGATGCTCGCCTTTGCCGACCGGCGCGACCGCGGCCTGGCTTTTTCCGACAATCGCAGCGAGGGGGCGGATGCGAGCCTCAGGCTGGTCGGGCGTGGCCGCTGGGGCTGGTCGGCGCTTGCCTATGTGCAGGCGCGCGCCTTTGCCAGCCAGTTCGGGGCGGTTGCCGCCGGGCGGACCGCCGTCACCCCGACGCTCGACCAGTATAACACCCCCGCGACCGGACTGGGCGGGCGCGTCGAGATCCGGCCGCCGCTGGGCGGCGGGGCCGAACTCAGCCTGGGTGGCGACTGGCGCGCGACCGAGGGGCGGACGCTTGAACTGTTCACCTATGTCGCCGGGTTGCCGACCCGCCGCCGCGAGGCTGGCGGGCGCAGCGCGGTGCGCGGCGGCTTTGCCGATCTGAGCTGGACGCGGGGCGGCTGGACGCTGAGCGCCGGGGGGCGGATCGACCGCTGGACGATTGCCGGCGGCCGCCTGTCCGAACGCGTGCTGGCGACCGGGGCCGCCGTCACCGACAGCCGCTTTGCCGACCGCAGCGGCTGGGAAGGATCGGGGCGGGCGGGCCTTGCCTTTGCGCCCGGCGGTGGGCTGACCCTCAGGGCCGCCGCCTATACGGGCTGGCGGCTGCCGACGCTCAACGAGCTTTACCGCCCGTTCCGCGTCGGTGCCGATGCCACCGCCGCCAATGCCGCGCTCGCCCCCGAACGGGTGCGCGGGGCGGAGCTGGGCCTTGATTATGCCCCCCGGCCGGGGATCAGGCTTGGCATGACGCTGTTCGACAACCGGCTCGACAATGCGATCGCCAATGTCACCATCGCGCGCGGGCCGGGCCAGTTTGCCGGGGTCGGGTTCGTGTCCGCCGCGGGCGTGTTCCGCCGCCGCGAGAATCTGGACGCGGTCAGCGCGCGCGGCGTCGAGCTGGACGGCGCGGCGCGGTTCGGCGGCTGGACGGCGGCCCTGTCCTATGCCCATGCCGATGCGGTGGTGCGCGGCGCGGGCCTGTCGGCGGCGCTTGACGGGCTGCGCCCGGCCCAGACGCCGCGCCACATGGCCTCGGCGACGCTGGGCTGGGAGGATGGCCGGGCGCGCGGGCGGCAGCCGGCTTCGGCATCGGTCACGCTGCGCTATGTCGGCGCGCAGTTCGAGGACGATCAGAATCAGCGGCTGCTCGGCGATGCCCTGACGCTCGATGCGCGGCTGGCGGTGCCGCTGCTGCCGGGGCTTGCGGTCGAGGCGCGGGCCGAAAACCTCACCGACGCGCTGGTCGCGGCGGCCGTGTCGGCCGACGGGGTGGTCGAACGCGCGACGCCGCGCACGCTGTGGCTGGGCCTGCGCGCGGCGCTTTGA
- a CDS encoding hydantoinase B/oxoprolinase family protein, which yields MPATITQTNATPFAATRVDPVTLDIIENALRNARTEMDATLVRTAMSPGIREQGDAFPLIADHQGRMIVGQFGSFIGGFLAGYEGTVEDGDMFFLSDPYSCDGAISHSNDWLVLLPVFRGGRLLAYTAMFGHQSDIGGKVAGSMPITARAIFEEGVRIPPVKIYARGVYNADLVRLVMHQTRKPDWCKADLNALIAACRVAARRVIEMADRFGEDLYVAATQELLARNHRAMKQLITTAIGEEPVSFEDHICDDGLGFGPYRIRCTMWREGEKVILDFDGTDPQSRASINFFLNENMFKMFFGIYMIMVFDPQILFNDGFYDLIEVRIPEGSLLKPRFPAALSGRTHALGRIFDILGGLLGQKTPEFLNAAGFSSSPHLFYSGTDAEDRYFQLFQIGFGGIPGRPLGDGPDGHSLWPGFTNVPNEFLERYFPLRIERYETEPDSGGAGLHRGGNGIHMTYRFLEPGMIAIHDDRWFTHPWGVNGGEPGARARKILEKADGTQTIIGNKVEDVEVEAGDQLHFITWGGGGWGDPLARDPDLVAREVREGLVTVDGARRYGVVVIDGQADAAATAALRAQIEAGRDGPLPLFNHGPSIEVLRAASLSETGLPAPRPPVWTRKAEAA from the coding sequence ATGCCCGCCACCATCACCCAGACCAACGCCACCCCCTTTGCCGCCACGCGCGTCGATCCGGTGACGCTCGACATCATCGAAAATGCGCTGCGCAATGCCCGCACCGAAATGGACGCCACGCTGGTGCGCACCGCCATGTCGCCGGGCATCCGCGAACAGGGCGATGCCTTTCCGCTGATCGCCGACCATCAGGGCCGGATGATCGTCGGCCAGTTCGGCTCGTTCATCGGCGGCTTCCTCGCCGGCTATGAGGGCACGGTCGAGGATGGGGACATGTTCTTCCTGTCCGATCCCTATAGCTGCGACGGGGCGATCAGCCATTCCAACGACTGGCTGGTGCTGCTGCCGGTGTTCCGGGGCGGCCGGCTGCTCGCCTATACGGCGATGTTCGGCCACCAGTCCGACATTGGCGGCAAGGTGGCGGGATCGATGCCGATCACCGCGCGCGCGATCTTTGAGGAAGGGGTGCGCATCCCGCCGGTCAAAATCTATGCGCGCGGCGTCTACAATGCCGATCTGGTCAGGCTGGTCATGCACCAGACGCGCAAGCCCGACTGGTGCAAGGCGGACCTCAACGCCCTGATCGCCGCCTGCCGGGTGGCGGCGCGGCGGGTGATCGAAATGGCCGACCGGTTCGGCGAGGATCTGTATGTCGCCGCGACCCAGGAGCTGCTGGCGCGCAACCACCGCGCGATGAAGCAGCTGATCACGACCGCGATCGGCGAGGAGCCGGTCAGTTTCGAAGACCATATCTGCGACGACGGGCTTGGCTTTGGCCCCTATCGCATCCGCTGCACGATGTGGCGCGAGGGCGAGAAGGTGATCCTGGATTTCGACGGCACCGATCCGCAGTCACGCGCGTCGATCAACTTCTTCCTCAACGAAAACATGTTCAAGATGTTCTTCGGCATCTACATGATCATGGTCTTCGATCCCCAGATCCTGTTCAATGACGGGTTTTACGACCTGATCGAGGTCCGCATCCCCGAAGGCTCGCTGCTCAAGCCGCGTTTCCCGGCGGCGCTGTCGGGGCGCACCCATGCGCTGGGCCGCATTTTCGACATTCTGGGCGGGCTGCTGGGGCAGAAGACGCCGGAGTTCCTGAACGCCGCCGGCTTCTCGTCCAGCCCGCATCTTTTCTATTCGGGCACCGACGCCGAGGACCGGTATTTCCAGCTGTTCCAGATCGGCTTTGGCGGCATCCCGGGCCGGCCGCTGGGCGACGGGCCGGACGGCCATTCGCTGTGGCCGGGCTTCACCAACGTGCCCAACGAGTTTCTCGAACGCTATTTCCCGCTGCGCATCGAACGTTACGAGACCGAACCCGATTCAGGCGGCGCCGGGCTTCACCGCGGCGGCAACGGCATCCACATGACCTACCGGTTCCTCGAACCCGGCATGATCGCGATCCATGACGACCGCTGGTTCACCCATCCCTGGGGCGTCAATGGCGGCGAGCCGGGGGCGCGGGCGCGCAAGATCCTGGAGAAAGCCGACGGGACGCAGACGATCATCGGCAACAAGGTCGAGGATGTCGAGGTTGAGGCGGGGGACCAGCTGCACTTCATCACCTGGGGCGGCGGCGGCTGGGGCGACCCGCTGGCCCGCGATCCCGATCTGGTGGCGCGCGAGGTGCGCGAAGGGCTGGTGACGGTGGACGGCGCGCGGCGTTACGGCGTGGTCGTAATCGATGGTCAGGCGGACGCGGCGGCGACCGCGGCGCTGCGCGCACAGATCGAGGCCGGGCGCGACGGGCCGCTGCCGCTGTTCAACCATGGGCCGTCGATCGAGGTGCTGCGTGCGGCATCGCTCAGCGAAACCGGCCTGCCCGCCCCGCGCCCGCCGGTCTGGACCCGCAAGGCGGAGGCGGCGTGA
- the maiA gene encoding maleylacetoacetate isomerase, protein MTLTLFDYYRSSASYRVRIGLNLKGLAYRRVDVSLLDGAQRSDENLARNPQGFVPTLDVDGTPVSQSLAILDWLDQAHPEPGFLPAAPLARAQVMARALLIACDIHPLNNLRVLGYLKRELGAGDAARDDWYRHWVREGFVALERMAEGCGRYLGGDRPDLSDICLVPQMFNARRFNLDLTPFPTLVRVDAALQEVEAFAAAHPERVGPA, encoded by the coding sequence ATGACGCTGACATTGTTCGATTATTACCGGTCCTCGGCCAGCTACCGGGTGCGGATCGGCCTCAACCTCAAGGGGCTGGCCTATCGCCGGGTCGATGTCTCGCTGCTCGACGGCGCGCAGCGGTCGGATGAGAATCTGGCCCGCAATCCGCAGGGTTTCGTGCCCACGCTCGATGTCGATGGCACGCCGGTCAGCCAGTCGCTCGCGATCCTCGACTGGCTGGATCAGGCGCATCCCGAGCCCGGCTTTCTGCCGGCAGCGCCGCTTGCGCGCGCGCAGGTGATGGCGCGCGCGCTGCTGATCGCCTGCGACATCCATCCGCTCAACAATCTGCGCGTGCTGGGCTATCTGAAGCGCGAACTGGGGGCGGGCGACGCCGCGCGCGACGACTGGTATCGCCACTGGGTGCGCGAGGGCTTTGTCGCGCTGGAACGCATGGCCGAGGGCTGTGGCCGCTATCTGGGCGGCGACCGGCCCGACCTGTCCGACATCTGCCTGGTGCCGCAGATGTTCAACGCCCGGCGCTTCAACCTCGATCTGACGCCGTTCCCGACGCTGGTCAGGGTTGACGCGGCGCTGCAGGAGGTGGAGGCGTTCGCCGCCGCCCATCCCGAGCGGGTCGGCCCGGCCTGA
- a CDS encoding hydantoinase/oxoprolinase family protein, whose protein sequence is MAYRLGVDVGGTFTDLLLFDESTGRFWRDKTPSTPADSSVGILNGVRQICAAAGIDPAQIEIFLHGTTVATNAVLEGKGARVGLIVTEGYRDIMQIARSFVPGGLAGWIIWPKPKPLAALEDTIAVGGRIGADGAEVRPLDEAGARRALERLKAAGVEAVTVSLINAYVNGAHERRIGELAAEILPGVPVSLSHEVLPEMQEYERTLSTVANASVRPVVSRYVSNLRAKLRETGMAGKIALLRSDGGLMSSEKAEEHPVNILMSGPAGGVTGALWVARNAGLRNILTLDVGGTSTDVALIENLEPRRQRTTEVGHLAVRASALDVKTVGAGGGSIAYVPELTGALRVGPQSAGAVPGPVAYGKGGTLPTVTDANVVLGYLPENLLGGTFTLDRAGARRAVQTIADALGIDLMAAARGIIDIVNENMFGALRMISVQQGYDPRDFALMGFGGAGPLHVNAVARLMGSWPAVSPVSPGVLCALGDATTRVRTETARSFSRLAHQTDEAELIALLDDMAAQTRAELAADGVAAADITSLFEVDVRYEGQAFEVALTIDPDTLRRDGIAGLTARFDAEHLRLFTFNMETAHEIVNLRAVALGRALDLPAAELPQGDGNPAAARIRDHLLWMDGREQAAVIYDRARLRAGDVIPGPAIVTEMDSTTLIESGHVATVDRVGNILITPA, encoded by the coding sequence ATGGCCTATCGCCTGGGCGTCGACGTCGGCGGCACCTTTACCGACCTGCTGCTGTTCGACGAATCAACCGGTCGCTTCTGGCGCGACAAGACGCCGTCGACGCCCGCCGACAGTTCGGTCGGGATCCTGAACGGCGTCCGGCAGATCTGCGCCGCCGCCGGCATCGATCCGGCGCAGATCGAGATTTTCCTGCACGGCACGACGGTCGCGACCAATGCGGTCTTGGAGGGCAAGGGCGCGCGCGTCGGCCTGATCGTCACCGAAGGCTATCGCGACATCATGCAGATCGCGCGCAGCTTCGTGCCCGGCGGGCTTGCCGGCTGGATCATCTGGCCCAAACCCAAACCGCTCGCGGCGCTTGAGGACACGATTGCCGTTGGCGGGCGGATCGGCGCGGACGGGGCGGAGGTGCGCCCGCTGGACGAGGCCGGCGCGCGCCGGGCGCTTGAGCGGCTGAAGGCCGCCGGGGTCGAGGCGGTGACCGTGTCGCTGATCAACGCCTATGTGAACGGCGCGCATGAGCGGCGCATCGGCGAACTGGCCGCCGAGATCCTGCCCGGCGTGCCGGTGTCGCTCAGCCACGAGGTCCTGCCCGAAATGCAGGAATATGAGCGCACGCTGTCGACGGTCGCCAACGCCTCGGTGCGGCCGGTCGTCTCGCGCTATGTCAGCAATCTGCGCGCCAAGCTGCGCGAGACGGGCATGGCCGGCAAGATCGCGCTGCTGCGCTCCGATGGCGGGCTGATGTCGTCGGAAAAGGCCGAGGAGCATCCGGTCAACATCCTGATGTCCGGCCCGGCGGGTGGCGTCACCGGCGCGCTGTGGGTGGCGCGCAATGCCGGGCTGCGCAACATCCTGACGCTTGATGTCGGCGGCACCTCGACCGATGTCGCGCTGATCGAGAATCTGGAACCGCGCCGCCAGCGCACGACCGAGGTCGGCCATCTGGCGGTCCGCGCGTCCGCGCTCGACGTCAAGACCGTGGGCGCGGGCGGCGGCTCGATCGCCTATGTGCCCGAACTGACCGGCGCGCTGCGCGTCGGCCCGCAATCGGCGGGCGCGGTGCCCGGCCCGGTCGCCTATGGCAAGGGCGGGACGCTGCCGACCGTCACCGATGCCAATGTCGTGCTCGGCTATCTGCCCGAAAACCTGCTCGGCGGCACCTTCACGCTCGACCGGGCGGGCGCGCGCCGCGCCGTGCAGACCATCGCCGATGCGCTGGGCATCGACCTGATGGCGGCTGCGCGCGGGATCATCGACATCGTCAATGAAAACATGTTCGGCGCGCTCAGGATGATCTCGGTCCAGCAGGGCTATGATCCGCGCGACTTTGCGCTGATGGGCTTTGGCGGCGCCGGGCCGCTGCATGTCAACGCGGTCGCGCGGCTGATGGGCAGCTGGCCCGCCGTCTCGCCGGTGTCGCCCGGCGTGCTGTGCGCGCTTGGTGATGCGACGACGCGGGTGCGCACCGAAACCGCCCGCTCCTTCTCGCGGCTCGCCCACCAGACCGACGAGGCCGAACTGATCGCCCTGCTCGACGACATGGCGGCGCAGACCCGCGCCGAACTGGCCGCCGACGGCGTGGCCGCGGCCGACATCACCAGCCTGTTCGAAGTCGATGTCCGCTATGAGGGCCAGGCGTTCGAGGTCGCGCTGACCATCGATCCCGACACGCTGCGCCGCGACGGCATTGCCGGGCTGACCGCGCGCTTCGATGCCGAGCATCTGCGCCTGTTCACCTTCAACATGGAAACCGCGCACGAGATCGTCAATCTGCGCGCCGTGGCGCTGGGGCGCGCGCTCGACCTGCCGGCGGCCGAGCTGCCGCAGGGCGACGGCAACCCCGCTGCCGCGCGCATCCGCGACCATCTGCTGTGGATGGACGGGCGCGAACAGGCGGCCGTGATCTATGACCGGGCGCGGCTGCGCGCCGGCGACGTGATCCCCGGCCCCGCCATCGTGACCGAGATGGATTCCACCACGCTTATCGAATCCGGCCATGTCGCGACCGTCGACCGGGTCGGCAACATCCTGATCACCCCGGCCTGA